GAAGGCTtaatgttattgtttttaatatcaaGATAGTAACACTAAATATGACTCAAATTGATGATAAAGATAATGAAGGAGGGTGAGTTACACAGCATAGACATAGGATTGACATGTATTTTTGGATGTCCACTTTTGGAAGTACAGGAGATGAGATACTCCAAAGGGCCCTTCTGATAAAACTCAATTAAATCAGTATAAAACCCAGATTACTAATACATTGTTGGGCTCGCAAGAAATATAGAAGTTTTCAAGAATCTCTCAACAGGGTTGACCTGAGGGCAAATGGCCTTGTCAGTGCTGTGTTGGGAGGTCTGAATCGCAGATTTCCACATTAAAGTGGAACTCTTAAAGGGGCCAAAATAGCCCCGTGGGTGGATGTTGTCCTCATCCCAGGAGAGGGAACTCAAATTCTCTCTGGGAAAAGCACCCCCAGTTTAGTTAAGCCCTCGGGATTGCTATAGATTGAACAAGCAAACAGGAGCTCATAATAAAACCACCAGCCAGCCAAAGCAGAGACGACAAAAGCAGATTTAGACCCGCTAGGGAATCAGTGTTGGAATTTTCAGGAGCAAATATAAGATAATTAGGTAtaaattgttcaaagaaattaaaaagcagaatcaTGAAATTTAGCAAgcaacaaaagactcaaaaaaacCAGGAAGATTTGAAAAACAATCAAAGTGTTAAACAACAGCTTACaaagaattaatgaaatgaaagttAAATCTGGAGAAATGCCTTAGAATTCTGCACAGAGAAGCAAGGCAAGGGAGCATATGAGAGAGTGAGGTCCTGGAGATCCTGAGACACACAGGCATGCTCAGAAACATTCCAGCAGGAGAGAACGGAGGAGTGGAGTGGCAAGATGGTGAAGAGATAACAAGTGAGATTGCTTTAGAATTCACCATCAGCCCAGTTACAGAAAGTACAATGTATATCAAAGAGTATAAGTTGCAGATAGCAAATACCAGACTCGGAGGGGGGAGTGGAGGGAAAACACGCTACTTGCAAAGGAGCGCCTCAGAGCTGTTATGGCCCAAGCAGCGAGAAAGTAACTGTCAGCAAGCCTTTAGGGAATGAGggcaaaatcaaaatattttcagataaacaaaatctgagagaGTTTATTTACCAGTGGAGCTTCAAAAGTATTATCCTAGAAGGAAAGTCTAGGGTTCCAGAAGGAATGGTAAACAGATAAACTGGCAAATATGAAGCAAGTCATGGTAAACATTACCACATAAAGCAGTaataatatttaatgtataaGGCTTAAAAGATGACCTCGAAAATACTAGAAAAGAGTAAGTCTAGAGAGTTGCTCAGAATTCAAGTGTTCTCTATTTACAATtcaataaagttaataaaaataactgaaaactacATACATGAGGAATGTTGAAAAGTAGTTTAAAATTACTCTTTTAGATACAGCATGAcaatacataaaactaaaaaatgtcACAAAAGTGTTTGTCCTTACTACATGCAACATACTATAGTATTTCTATCGTACTATCTTCCAGAATTTTTCTCTCCTAGTTCTGGTTGCAGCACACTTGGTTTAATGACCTGCTAATTACCGTGATCTGCAGTTTGAAAACACTACTGCAGAGAAACATGAATATGTCCTCCTAGAGACACGTAGATATCCGAATGTTCATAGCGCGTTGTTAGTGATTGCAAAACAGATGCAAACAGCCCAGATGTTGAGTGGAGAAATTGTGATACATCCACACAGTGACATACATATTCATTTCTACTTATCTTCTATTAAATAAagaggaaagttaaaaaaatagatgagtaCGTTGAGCCTTCTCACTTTACTTTGGTGACCCTCCCCCTTGTGTTTAGGGGTCTTTTTATTGGTGAGACTTTCCGGATTGTTCATTATAAAAGCAAGACATACTCTAGGTAAAAAGAAAGGACCTTAAATGATGCAGGAAAAAGTAGATTCTGCCACTTTTCGTTCCTGTCCTTCTGGGcttttttatgtacttttttatATACATGAGATCAGACTAGACACACGCAACAGAACTggttttttaacttcttttcctgttggctgcgtagtattccactGGTGactataatttatgtatatatgaataaatatcaTTCATTTACTCTGTTGATAGGCAATTTGGGTATACACTATTATTAGCAATGTCAGAGTGAGCATTCTTAGAATTTTCTCGTTGGGTATTTAGCTAATTATttacttagaataaattcctagaaataaacTTTCTGGGTTAAAGGTTGTGAGTGTCTTTTGCAGTTTGTTGTGTAACTCCCTTATCTGATTTGAACCACTTACGGGGAACAGCCTCTGCTGAGTGATGGGCATCAAGGCAGCCCACCCCGACAGCCCCATTGTCTGAGCAAGAGATGTGGCTGGGGGAGGGTGTCCTGGAGGTGAATGATGTGTCTGTAGGAGCCAGGTAGGGAGCTGCAGTAATGTGAACAGTGACAGCCCCCAGTGCTGCCACAAAATCATCTGACTGATTTCTGTGTTCTTCTCACAGATCTATGAACTTCGGGTAATGGAGACTAAGCCTGACAAGGCCGTGTCCATCATCGAGTGTGACATGAATGTGAGTGGCTTTGCTGCTTACAGTGTGCTTGGGCCGGAGCAAGATGGGTAGTTCGTGGCCCCTGTAGGCCACTGCCCCAGGAGAGTCTCACTCAGCCCCTGGGACTATTTGgctgaaagaggaggaagatgctgCTAGAACATTGTGAGGGGGCTGCTGACCTTGTGATTCATCTCAGGGCCAGTGGAGGTGGCAGATCAGCCGCCAGTTCTGAGATGGCTAAATCCACCAGCATCTCAGACCTGCTGAGGAGTGAATGTTCTTAGAAGCTAAGGAACACTTCTCAGCTTCTGGGTAGGAAAGAACTATTGGTACACACATGAGCATGGTGGATCTCCAGGGAATCGTGCTGAGCAGAAAGGGCCAGTCCCAAAAGGTTACACACTGTCTGCTTCcgtttatataatattcttgaaatgataaaactttAGAAATGGACAACAACTAGTGGTTGCTAGGAGTGAGGGATGGTGGAGAGGGCCAGGAGGGAGGTAGGTGTCATTATAAAAGGACAACACAGGGGGCCCCTATGATGGAGGAGCTGTTCAGTATCTGGACTGTGGGAGTGGATACGCCAACCTAACTGGTGATAAAATTGGGAGAACttaacacagacacacagaagtaAGTATgtgtaaaactggggaaatctgggTAAGGGCTGGATTGTGTGGATGTCGATATTCTGCAGGTGACATGCTGTACTGTAATTTCGTAAAATATGGCCATTGGGGAAGTGGGCAAAGTGTATGAGGCATCTTTCTGTATCATGTCTTACACTGCATGTGAACCTACAGTTGTCTCAGTTAAAAGCAGAAAGCTAAGGGAGCCTAAATGTGGCCATGTCTCAAATTTTACTTTCATCTTGGGAATACAGGTGGACTTTGATGCTCCCCTGGGCTACAAAGAGCCTGAAAGACAAGTCCAGCACGAGGAGTCAACCGTAAGTCATTTCCCCAGCGTCTCTCCCCAGTCATGGCATGCTTTGCCCTCTGGAACAGTGCATCCTGGGAGTGTCTCACAGCTGGCCCATGTTTGGCCTCTGCTGGTGCCAACACAGCCACGTTCCCTGCTTCTTGtccagccctgctcccaggggACACCCAGCTGTTGGGGTGCAGGGACAGCAGTAGCAATGAGAGGCCCCAGGGAAAAGCTGGGGTGTCCCTGCTGAGAAGCTCATCTGTTTTTCTGTCCCCCTGTCAGGAAGGTGAAGCTGACCATAGCGGCTATGCTGGAGAGCTGGGCTTCCGTGTGAGTACCAGGCCACACATTTAACTTTCTGTGCTCCCGCCATGCCATCTGCTCCTTCCAGCATTCTCTGTAACACTCCGGGGACCTCGGCAGGGATTGGTCCTCTGGTGTTCGTGCACATGTGTATCTGGCTCTGTCTCAGTTGCCAAACCCTTGAACATCCACTTTCTCCTGCaatcctcccaacaactctgTAAGGCAGCcccaactttttcttcttcttttaaaaaatttctagtCCACCAAAAAGTTAAATAGTATGAGAGACACAACATATACTTTTTGCTTGGATTCACCACATGtgaccacatttgctttatctctcTCTAAGAGCAcgttctctttttatttgtacTGTTTGAAAGTAAGCTGTGACATGACCCTCCCGCCCCTGGGGGGCGACTGTCTTTGGGCCCGGAGGCTCCCGTCAGCTCACAGCAGTCTCCTGAGGGGTTGGGCAGAGAGCTGTCGGCTGCCCGCGCTTGGCAGCTGCGATTGAGAGCTTCAGTCCTGAGGAGATCTGGGTGGTGTCCCCGCGCACATCCCTGCAGCAGTCTGAGCAAAGGGCAACTTTGTGTTTGCTCTTATTCTTGGGGCTCAGTGCACGCACCCTCTCCTGCTTGTCTCCCTAGGCCTTCTCTGGCTCCGGGAATAGACTGgatgggaagaagaaaggtgTGGAGCCCAGCCCTTCCCCAATCAAACCTGGAGACATTAAAAGGTGGGTCTATCTTTGCTCTGCTCCTGCCCGATGCTTTGTCATCATGCAAGGAGGGTCTACACCAGACCCCTGGGATGGGACAGCCTCACTCCAGCTCTGGAGACAAAGCCTGGATCAGGGAGTCTGGCAGGTGGATGAATGTCCCCCATCTGCTCTCCTTGGTGGGCTGGAGCACGTCGTGGGTCTCTGTTTCCCAGGGGAAGTATATTGATGCCTTTCCCTGTCATCCACCAAGCCTCTCCTCAGGTAATGTTGGCCGTGCAGCCTCCCTCTGTGCCTTTAGTTCAGCCTCCACTACCCGCAAGCGGCACCTGATCAGATCTCTCACTTATTTAAAACCTTTCTGATCCTGGTTAGTAATCTGcctattttcctgttttgtgaCTTCAAATAATTGATCAGGTCACATTATCTCAACTTCCTTCAAAGAGGCAGGAGCTGCCTCACTTAGATATGTTTCTGTTGTTTGGTCCAGGGACGCTCAGAGCAGATTCCCTGCTCTGGTGGCCGTCACGGTGGTGGCAAAATGAGATATATCACCTGTCTGCTGCGTGTGTTAGAGCAGAAGGAGAATGTGGGAAATGGGGTTTTTACCTAGACTCTTCAGGAGTGAAATGAGTTTAGTGTGAGTGGAGCTCTTCCAGGGTGATCCATGAGGCTGGAGGACGGAGACGGTGAGGGCCTCCCAAGCCTCCAGGTGACCCCTCACCACAGACAAGGCCTCAAGTCTGCTGACCCCAGCCCTATCCCTCCTGCAGGGGTGCTGGGGCGCACCAGAAGGCTGGCCCAAGGCCAGGGCAAGGTACAGCCACATACCGCAGAATGACAGTCACCAAGAGGACACTTGTCTCTTCTGCTTTGCTTCCTCTTGATTGTTAAAGATGAATTTTAGTCCCTTTTTCCTGGAACtaacatttctcttcctctctttacaGAGGAATTCCCAATTATGAATTTAAACTTGGTAAGATCACTTTCATCAGAAATTCACGTCCACTGGTCAAAAAGGTTGAGGAAGTGAGTATATTTCGTGGGTAATGAGAAGTATTATTTGCTAGTGATGACTAGGGGagttctttccattctgaatatGGGTGTTTCTGGCGTCACCTGGCAACAGTGATCAGCAAGATACTAGCTCACAGAGCCCTTGCCAGGTGCCAGACCCCATGCTGAGTGCTTTATACTTAACTCTTTAATCCCTGGGACAGTGCCGTGAGGCCGCTGCTGTGGTTGCATTGTTACAGATGTGAACATAAAGGTGCGTGAAGGTTGGGGCACCCAGGGCCGGGGGCAGAGCTCCTGACCACAGCATGGTCACCTCCGTGCTACCACACTCCAGAAAAGGCCTCTACTGAGACCTGAGGAGAGcagcctccctgagcctgggAGTTCTCCTGTGACTGGAAGGGAAGGCTGCAGCTGGGGGCCGGAGGTGTTGGCAAAGGGGAGGTTCCACCTAGTGGGCACTTCTTCCAGGTGCTGGAAACTTGCTCAGAAACTCAGCACCCCCTACTGCAGATGGCCCACCTCACTCAGTAGCTGTGGCTGTGTATGCTGTGTATTTCTAGAACACTAGCACTTTAGACCCAACACTTTCCTGGTTCCTTTTCTCAAAAGCTTGATCTCTTGCGGATttagggggagggcagagggcaggcgtGCTGTGAACCCGTTCAGGATGGGCTGCTAGATGGGACCAGTCACTGGCCAGTTCCTGGCTGTGGCGCTGTCACCAGCCCCTCTTGACCACTGAACCCTCTCTACCTTTGGGCTGGTTGGGGACAGAGACCATTGTGCTGCACACCCCAGCCCCCATCACAGCCCCTCCTGGCCTTAATGTTCCTCAGGTTGACACAGTGTTGGGAGCTTTCCAGGCTCAGAGGAGTAAATGTGGTACCTGATCACACTTTACCCTCCGAGTCCTCCTTGAGGCCCCATCCAGGCCTTTGCCATCTGCAGGCTGGGGCTCACTGAGTTGGGCCTAAAGGCCTCAGTAGGAGTCATCCTCAAAGCTGACTTGTGACCCGACTGTGGGAGATGTATGaaagggagggggaggctggCAGGCACAACTGGAGCTGTTTTAtcgataaataaatatttaagaagaaatgtaTGAAGATGAGATTAAAGGCACATACTTAGCTCTACTCCATCCTGAAACCACACTAAAGCTACGGTACAAGGTAATGAAGAAGATGATAAAGACAATGAGGAGAAGAGGCAACTGCAGCAGAACTTTGGAGGCCCCAGAGCAGAAGGACAAGTGGTCGCTGACTTAATAGACCGCGGAAAGCTGCATCCTGAGCGGGCCGTGGGGAAAGCCGAGAGGCAGCTTGGTTAAGTGGTTGAGCTCTCAAAGGGCTCCTCTGGAAATGGGGGCTGAAGACAGAGTGTGTGTCACAAAGCAGTGAGAACCGCAGccccccctcccctcaccccactccaGGGGAAGGCTGGAGGCTCGTCTTCTGGAAAAGGCATCACAAAAGGTTCCTAGGCTGGGGCCACTGGCACAGTGGATAGCAGCATCGAAGtaagagagggaaggagtgaTAATTTGCATCCTGAATGTTGCCACCCTTGGTGTCTTTCCCTGCTTGGCTCCCAGGCGCTGGCAGCCAGGCTGGCTTGTTGCAGCTGGAGGAGCTTTCTCTGGACAGTCTGGCGAGCCCCAGGGAAGGTTCCAGCCGGCTCACCCCAGGGTGAAGACCGCAGTCAGAAAGTTTCCACTGCCAATGTCCAAATCCTGAGAGTTCTGAAAAGAGATTAGAGAAACCAAAGGGACAGAAACCATCAGGGAAATAATTGCTCTGAACTGAAGGGCACGAGTTTGCAGATTGGAAGGGCCCACTGAGTGTCCAGCACAGTGAAAGAAACATCTGTAAGCCACTGAGAGAAGCCTCAGAGAAACCAAAacgctgacaccttgatcttggagttctagcctccagaattgggAGGAGGAAAGTCTGTTGTTAAAGCTGCGGCAGTCTGGGACTTACTTGTTAGGGTGGCCCGAGCGAACTAACACCAACTGAGCTATCAATGAAACGGGCGAGAGTAGAGAAAAGGTATTTTCAGTCACATAAGAGCTCACCAAAAGATACTCCCCATGcaccctttctcaggaagctcCTGGAGGATGTACCTTATTCCATCGCTACTGAAATGATGGAATAAGGTAGAAGTAAGAAAGCCTTGGATCCAGGAAACAAGGGGTTCCCACAGCAATGTgcagccctgggaggctggcCAGTCCAGGCAGGGCAGCCTGAAGGCCCCAGAAGAGTGCCTTCCTCAAGCAGATGAGATCAGCACACCTGGTGTGATTGAAGGTATGCggaagagaagccagacacaaaatgaaGGCTCTGCAGGAAAGGAAGACTGACTGGCTCAGCTGTGACTCACATTTACATGGTTGCCATCCTGTAAACCCTGTGCAGGCCCTGCTGGGGGTACACCAGCTATATTAGGTGGGGGGCTGGGTGCAGGGATGTGTGTTGGGGAGCTCAGAATCTTCCTTTCCATAGACAACACCTCCAACTGACTAGCAatacaagcacatgaaaagatacctACTATTTTTGAGGGTTCAGAAAAAACAAGCCCGCTTTCTGCTGGTGGGAGAATAGCTTGGTGGAATATTTCTGAGGGCTGATTAGTCATTATAtattaaaagccttaaaaatatgtGCATCCTTTTACCAAGGAATTCAAATAGGAAAAATCAGAGCCGTGTACAAAGACATTAAGCTGCCAACACACCCATTTAAATTACTGCTAACCTGGAAGAAACGCCCAGTGGGGGAAGAACTGTTTCTCCCATGCGATGGAATTCTCTGTAGCCTTTAGAGTGTACCAGATAAATTCATGGACCTGAGACTCGGGAATTAAGTACTAAAATAGTTTATAGAAGCATATATAGAAAAGTGACCGGAAATGTATTTTTTGggtggtgatttttctttctggggtatattttatattttttactttgaaaatgtgATGGTTCTGTCAAAGGCTATACATTCAATCTGAGAATAAAGGCTGTGGAGGACACTAGTTGTGATTATGTGGTTTTGTTGTGAATTCAATAGATTAtgatttgtatttatatttcaaagacaTTCTGAATAATGTAGAAGTCAGGAAAATGGGTGGATGGTCATGAGCCAAcagaataaatcattttttataaACTTCCAAGGAGTTTCTGAAACAGTATTTTATCTTCACACCTAGGATGAAGCTGGAGGCAGATTCGTCGCTTTCTCTGGAGAAGGACAGTCGTTGcgtaaaaagggaagaaagcccTAAGTTGGGACTCTTGGctgattggaaaataaaatgataaattgcaACATAATGGCTTTTAGTTACTGGCTCTGACGGGGCTGAGACTATCGCAGAGGATGCTCTCTCACTTTAGGTTGGTTTAGAGTTCCTGAGAATTAGCGAGTTTGACCTGGATGTGGAACGGCAGGACTTCTCGGTTGTGTGCTTgatttggaggaagaaaaagctGTCTTTGAGGTTCCTTCTTCGCCATTTCTTTCAGCCCTGGGTGCGCTCCTACTGCCTCAGCGGAAGCAGAGTTCCCTAATTCCTGATAAAAACCAGTAGAGGGGATTGAATTGCTGTAACTTGtggtgttctctttctttttttatttatcctttttcctttctttttccaggtCTATAACTTGGATGTTGCCTTTGGCCTagaaaaaagtgatttaaataGATACTTGTCTATAAAGAGTGGTTAGCCCATTACCCTGGCTGCAATTTAAGTATCTGAGGAaaggtgtttctatttttattttacatattgatttttttcaaaagaaccaTTCATCAGGAGGAAATCCTGAAgcatttccacttttattttgatttcgTTTGGAAATAACTGGCTCCTTAATCTGTTCTATGGTAAAATAACTTTGTGGTGAAGCACAAatgtaaatattagaataaataaaagctaaagatacgttcctctttctccttccctaccCCGTGCTCCgagttttaatgtatttaattatctttaatatattaaattatccAAGTTTTGGCTGGCCTGTCTTTACTTTTTATTAGTATTAATTTGGTCTCAGATCTTTTTATAATGTGAGATCTTTTGACTTGTTAATTCagttattttaatcttttgttccttgaaaataattctaaatcaagaatttcaaataaaaacaggCAATGACTAAGACCTGGATTGCCTCTAAATGTTTGACTAGGTATGTGGAGTGATAGTTGGGCCACTGAACAGGAATTGGAGGAAGGCCTGCTTGCATGTGCCCCTCATTCCATCCTGCATTAGAAAGGAGCCCCTCTGGGGGGCTTCTCCTGGAGAACAAGGCTATCTGaccttgggggtggggatggtcAGGCCCAGCAGGGTCTCTCCTTGTACCAGGTCTCCTGCCTGCAGGCAGAGGGGTCCATTTCTGGATAGGGCTCCTCTCAACACTCAGAAGATGAAAGGATTCCCCTTCATGGGACCCTAGAGTCCACTCATGTGTCCTCAGAGAATGAGCATCAAAGATCTTCATGATGACCAGGGCTGGGCCTTGTGGCCCAAGCCAACATCACTGGCAATGGATGTGATTTCGGAAGGCATGAAGCACTCCTGTGACCTACCTGACCCTCCACTTAAGGGGTCTTGGTTTCACTAGCAGAGGTAGAAGTCCTCCTTGGTGGGTAGGCTGCCTTATTTGCAGGATCACATTGGCTAAGACACTGCCATCTTATGCATAATGAAGAATGTTGGAATAAGATGTTGGCCCTGGGTTTTTGTCTTCCCTAAGCAACACCTACTGTGTATGCAATGAAAGCACCCCTGGTCCTTTGCTGGAGGCACACTCCCCTGCCTGGGTCAGGGGTGGACCCTGTTGGTGGGTCTTCTGGT
This genomic stretch from Equus przewalskii isolate Varuska chromosome 7, EquPr2, whole genome shotgun sequence harbors:
- the UFD1 gene encoding ubiquitin recognition factor in ER-associated degradation protein 1 isoform X2, which encodes MTVIMPPSALDQLSRLNITYPMLFKLTNKNSDRMTHCGVLEFVADEGICYLPHWMMQNLLLEEGGLVQVESVNLQVATYSKFQPQSPDFLDITNPKAVLENALRNFACLTTGDVIAINYNEKIYELRVMETKPDKAVSIIECDMNVDFDAPLGYKEPERQVQHEESTEGEADHSGYAGELGFRAFSGSGNRLDGKKKGVEPSPSPIKPGDIKRGIPNYEFKLGKITFIRNSRPLVKKVEEDEAGGRFVAFSGEGQSLRKKGRKP